The DNA window GCCGAGGCAGGCCATCTAGAAGGGCACAAGCACGGCGAGCCCGGTCCGGAGAGGAGCTGTCGTGACCGGGCGCGCGCCGAAGGAGCCCACGGTCTGGGTGCGGCGGTGGTGGGCTGCCGAGCGCGGCTCGGTGACCGCCGAGGCCGTGCTGGTGACCCCGCTGCTGGTGATGCTGCTGCTGTTCGTGGCCGTGGTTGTGCATCGCGGCGTCGACGCCCGGTTGCGGCTCGACGACGCCGCGCACCAGGCCGCCCGCGCCGCCACCCTGCACCGCAGCACCACCACCGCCACCAGCGCCGCTCGCGACACCGCCCGCGCCGCGCTCGCGCGGGCCGGGCTGGTGTGCCGGGACGTCACCACCACGATGTCCGGCACCCTGGTGCCCGCCGGGGCGGTGACCGTGCGGGTGCGGTGCACCGTCGACTTCGGCCAGGCACTGCTGCTCGGCGTCCCCGGCGGGAAGACCTTGGACGCGACCGCCAGCGAAGTGGTCGACGCCTACCGGTCCTCACATCAGGGCGCGGGTGCCTGATGGTCGGCTCAGCGCGCGAGCCAGTGCCCCGGGACGCAGGCACGGAGCTGGGCACCGGTCACCGTCCGGTGCTCGAGCAACCCGGTGGCGACACGGCCGATCTCGGTCCAGTACCGGTCGATCAGATCCTGCGCGATGCCCGCCCACAGGTCGGGCTGGCGGGTGGGGAGGCCGTAGGCGCGGCGGGCTTCGGCGATCACGGCCAGGTCGTCGTGGCCGCCGTGAAGGTAAGCGTCAAGCCGGACATCCTCGGCCGTGATGTCCTCGCGGCGCCGCTCGACCGTGCTCGTGGTGTCGAGGACATGCCGAGCCTGGGCGAGCGGTCCGGCGTGCGCGACGACCGCCAGCGCGGACGGATCGACCCGGCGGGGCCGGACCGCGGTGAACCCGGCCCGACCGGCGGTGCGAGGCCGCAGCGTGACGTAGCGCAGCGAGCGGCCCTGCAGCAGGTAGACGACCGCGTGTCCGGCCTCGTGCCAGGCGGTCAGCGAATCCTCGTAGGCCACGGGCGAGTCCTGCGTCTGCGGCGCGGTCACGGCACCCA is part of the Amycolatopsis sp. CA-230715 genome and encodes:
- a CDS encoding M50 family metallopeptidase, yielding MTAPQTQDSPVAYEDSLTAWHEAGHAVVYLLQGRSLRYVTLRPRTAGRAGFTAVRPRRVDPSALAVVAHAGPLAQARHVLDTTSTVERRREDITAEDVRLDAYLHGGHDDLAVIAEARRAYGLPTRQPDLWAGIAQDLIDRYWTEIGRVATGLLEHRTVTGAQLRACVPGHWLAR
- a CDS encoding TadE/TadG family type IV pilus assembly protein, producing the protein MTGRAPKEPTVWVRRWWAAERGSVTAEAVLVTPLLVMLLLFVAVVVHRGVDARLRLDDAAHQAARAATLHRSTTTATSAARDTARAALARAGLVCRDVTTTMSGTLVPAGAVTVRVRCTVDFGQALLLGVPGGKTLDATASEVVDAYRSSHQGAGA